One Mangrovimonas cancribranchiae DNA segment encodes these proteins:
- a CDS encoding translocation/assembly module TamB domain-containing protein, whose protein sequence is MLLFIILVLIFSIPSVQTYLGKYATNYLNEEFNTDFNIGKIGLQFNGDVEIKDILIKDYKDNTLISIIELNTSILNFRNLYNSKLAFGDVDIEGLIFNIKTYKEETETNLDVFVARFDEDNPDNKKSNFLLSSSDVTIENGTFRLIDENNENPTILEFKNINTNTTDLLIKGSDVSTRINALSFTDSRGLKMKKLVSNFIYTPSHIYLEDLEIETKESSLEGEVKFLYKREDLKDFTDKVNVKATFNNTDIALNELNTFYDEFGVNQRAKFSANISGTLNDLFVKNLKLNTSTKSAIYGDIKFKNLFNSAENNFSMEGDFTNLSSNYRDLKALLPNVLGETIPSSFDKLGDFTIVGTSHITPTTILANIEINTDLGFIDSDLKMTDINNIDKASYTGNIIFDEFDIGKFLNDPTLKTTSLNLDVDGSGFTKKNINTEMVGDIFSITYNNYTYQNIEVSGVLKDRIFNGQIISNDKNLKFKFNGLANFSQDINTFDFIANVEHANLRAMNFVTNDELSIFKGKVDMRMSGTTINDAVGDINFTETYYLNEHDKYHFKDFKITSSITDKEHHVTVNSPDIIEGELKGEFLFEDIGKLFLNAVGSIYTNYSPYKVREDQYIDFNFNIYNKIVEVFVPDIKLGSNTYMRGRVESNQGAFKFTFKSPEIRLFDYFAEKIELQLDNKNPLFNTYVEVDSVNTGYYNLSKFKLINKTLNDTLFVRSEFNGGKNNLDVYNLNFYHTINEEEKSVVGIKRSDVTFKGNTWIINSRRNNLHKVEFDKTLQNFDINQIVMSHKQEQIQLSATLRDSTYKNIKLDFKDVHLENVIPDVESLSLQGNVNGELDVFQAEGKYLPNASVTIDSFIVNELNLGDFNADIIGNETLTNYNVDVKIKDDISESFRAIGNINAEGEHAVLDVDLNFDKFNLQPLNPFLDDVLSDIRGLVTGEANVSGRLNQPRIDGMLTMNNSGLRVNELNTDFNFEDNSIVQLENQSFIFNNLSIEDTAHNTKGVLSGSISHDNFATWTLNLEVASDNLLVLNTKEEEESLYYGTAFINGSATIIGPTDQLVIDVIAETNPGTVFVIPLNDTESFGDNSYIHFLTPEEKIAKLKGEDIVIKDVSGLELDFDLEITQDAEIEIVIDKNSGSTIRGRGEGGLLIDINTNGKFNMYGDFVVFEGVYNFLYGGFVQKKFNVLEGNLAWDGDPLKARIDIKAEYKTRANPSPLLDNPINRSIPVNLETTLTGQLEKPEINFDFVFPNVNSTVKSELNYRLDSKEDRDNQALYLLATGAFSNRFNINFTGTITERLNGIVNGLLTSSDNKVNVGLNYEAGENTPEYQTDDRLGVTLQTNISDRIMLNSKVGVPVGGVSETVIAGDVQVDFLLNKEGTLTAKVFNRENSIRNLGEEIGYTQGVGISYSVDFDTFKELLQKIFKGNVNTPKEKPEEDKTKNDDNMLPSYVGFKKSDSD, encoded by the coding sequence TTGCTGCTTTTCATCATTTTGGTGCTTATTTTTTCTATTCCTTCCGTACAAACTTATTTAGGTAAATATGCCACCAATTATTTAAATGAAGAATTTAACACCGATTTTAATATTGGGAAAATCGGTTTACAGTTTAATGGTGATGTAGAAATTAAAGATATTTTAATTAAAGATTACAAAGACAATACGTTAATCAGTATTATAGAGCTTAATACCTCAATCCTAAATTTTAGAAACCTTTATAATAGTAAATTAGCCTTTGGCGATGTTGATATTGAAGGACTCATCTTTAATATTAAAACTTACAAAGAAGAAACAGAAACCAATCTAGATGTTTTTGTTGCTAGGTTTGATGAAGACAATCCAGATAATAAAAAAAGTAATTTTTTGTTGTCTTCTAGCGATGTTACTATAGAAAACGGGACTTTCAGATTAATTGATGAAAATAACGAGAATCCTACCATACTAGAGTTTAAAAATATTAATACCAATACTACAGATTTATTAATAAAAGGAAGTGATGTGTCAACACGTATTAATGCGCTTTCTTTTACAGATAGTCGGGGCTTAAAAATGAAAAAACTGGTGTCTAATTTTATTTATACACCAAGCCATATTTATCTAGAAGATTTAGAAATAGAAACCAAAGAATCTTCTTTAGAAGGAGAGGTAAAGTTTTTATACAAACGCGAAGATTTAAAAGACTTTACGGACAAAGTAAATGTAAAGGCGACATTTAATAATACAGATATAGCATTAAACGAACTTAATACTTTTTACGATGAGTTTGGTGTAAATCAGCGAGCAAAATTTTCGGCAAACATATCAGGAACACTTAATGATTTATTTGTAAAAAACTTAAAGCTTAATACTAGTACTAAAAGTGCTATTTATGGCGATATCAAGTTTAAAAACCTATTTAATAGTGCCGAAAACAATTTCTCTATGGAAGGCGATTTCACTAATCTTTCATCAAACTATCGCGATTTAAAAGCCCTGCTTCCAAATGTTTTAGGCGAAACAATACCGTCATCTTTCGATAAATTAGGCGATTTTACTATTGTAGGAACCTCTCATATAACACCTACTACAATACTAGCAAATATTGAAATTAATACCGATTTAGGATTTATAGATTCTGACTTAAAGATGACCGACATCAATAATATTGATAAAGCATCGTACACAGGAAATATCATTTTTGATGAGTTTGATATAGGTAAATTCTTAAACGATCCAACCTTGAAAACCACCTCATTAAATTTAGATGTAGATGGTTCTGGTTTCACAAAGAAGAATATTAATACAGAAATGGTAGGTGATATTTTCTCTATTACTTACAATAACTATACGTATCAAAATATTGAAGTTTCGGGTGTTTTAAAAGATCGTATTTTTAATGGGCAAATTATTTCTAATGATAAGAACTTAAAATTTAAGTTTAATGGTTTAGCAAATTTCTCTCAAGACATTAATACGTTTGATTTTATTGCAAACGTAGAGCATGCCAATTTACGAGCCATGAACTTTGTAACCAATGATGAGCTATCTATTTTTAAAGGAAAAGTAGACATGAGAATGAGCGGTACAACAATAAACGATGCCGTTGGAGACATTAATTTTACAGAAACGTATTACCTAAACGAACACGATAAATACCATTTTAAGGATTTTAAAATAACCTCTAGTATCACAGATAAAGAGCATCATGTTACAGTAAATTCGCCCGATATAATTGAAGGTGAACTAAAAGGTGAGTTTTTATTCGAAGATATAGGTAAACTATTTTTAAATGCTGTTGGAAGTATTTATACTAATTATTCACCTTACAAGGTTAGAGAAGACCAGTATATAGACTTTAACTTTAATATTTATAATAAAATTGTAGAAGTGTTTGTGCCTGATATAAAATTAGGGTCAAACACCTATATGCGTGGTAGAGTAGAGAGTAATCAAGGCGCATTTAAGTTTACATTTAAATCGCCCGAAATTAGGCTATTCGATTATTTTGCAGAGAAAATTGAACTTCAATTAGATAACAAAAATCCATTATTTAATACCTATGTAGAAGTCGATAGTGTTAATACAGGATATTATAATCTATCTAAATTTAAACTAATTAATAAAACACTTAACGACACATTATTTGTACGTTCAGAGTTTAATGGAGGAAAAAATAACTTAGATGTTTACAACTTAAACTTTTATCATACAATAAACGAAGAAGAAAAATCTGTTGTTGGTATAAAACGATCTGATGTTACTTTTAAAGGGAACACTTGGATTATTAATAGTAGAAGAAACAATCTACACAAAGTAGAGTTCGATAAAACATTACAGAACTTTGATATTAACCAAATAGTCATGAGTCATAAACAGGAGCAAATACAACTATCTGCTACACTTCGTGACTCTACTTATAAGAATATTAAACTAGACTTTAAAGATGTTCATCTAGAAAATGTCATTCCAGATGTAGAAAGTCTCTCATTACAGGGTAATGTAAACGGCGAATTAGATGTATTTCAAGCAGAAGGGAAATATCTGCCCAATGCCAGTGTAACCATAGATAGTTTTATCGTAAATGAGTTAAATTTAGGCGATTTTAATGCCGATATAATAGGAAACGAAACCCTTACAAACTATAATGTCGATGTAAAAATAAAAGATGATATATCTGAATCCTTTCGAGCCATTGGTAATATTAATGCAGAAGGCGAGCACGCCGTTTTAGATGTAGATTTAAATTTTGATAAGTTTAACCTTCAACCACTAAACCCATTTCTAGACGATGTGTTAAGTGATATTCGTGGTTTAGTTACTGGCGAAGCCAATGTGTCTGGTAGATTAAATCAGCCTAGAATAGATGGTATGTTAACTATGAATAATTCTGGTTTAAGAGTTAATGAACTAAACACCGATTTTAATTTTGAAGACAATAGTATTGTTCAATTAGAAAATCAAAGTTTTATATTTAATAACTTAAGTATAGAAGATACTGCTCATAACACAAAAGGCGTATTAAGCGGTAGTATTTCTCACGATAATTTTGCCACTTGGACTTTAAATTTAGAAGTAGCATCAGACAACCTACTTGTATTAAACACAAAAGAAGAGGAAGAATCGTTATACTACGGAACAGCATTTATAAATGGAAGCGCCACCATAATTGGTCCAACAGATCAATTAGTTATCGATGTCATTGCCGAAACAAATCCAGGAACTGTATTTGTAATACCACTTAACGATACCGAGTCTTTTGGAGACAACTCGTACATTCATTTTTTAACACCAGAAGAGAAAATAGCTAAACTTAAAGGAGAAGATATAGTAATTAAAGATGTATCTGGATTAGAACTCGATTTTGACCTCGAAATTACCCAAGACGCCGAAATAGAAATAGTAATAGATAAAAACTCAGGGAGCACAATTCGTGGTCGTGGAGAAGGAGGTTTACTTATCGATATTAACACCAACGGTAAGTTTAATATGTATGGCGACTTTGTGGTGTTTGAAGGTGTTTATAACTTTTTATATGGTGGTTTTGTGCAGAAAAAATTTAATGTCCTAGAAGGAAACTTAGCTTGGGATGGCGATCCTTTAAAAGCTCGTATAGACATTAAAGCCGAATATAAAACACGTGCCAATCCATCGCCATTGCTAGATAACCCAATTAACAGGAGTATTCCCGTAAATCTAGAAACAACATTAACAGGCCAATTAGAAAAACCAGAAATTAATTTCGATTTTGTTTTTCCAAATGTAAATTCTACAGTTAAGTCTGAGCTTAATTACAGGTTAGACTCTAAAGAAGACAGAGATAATCAAGCATTATACCTTTTAGCTACAGGGGCATTCTCAAATCGTTTTAATATCAATTTTACAGGAACCATAACAGAGCGTCTTAACGGTATTGTAAATGGGTTACTTACTAGCAGCGACAATAAAGTTAATGTTGGCCT
- the tsaD gene encoding tRNA (adenosine(37)-N6)-threonylcarbamoyltransferase complex transferase subunit TsaD encodes MASQNIYILGIESSCDDTAASVIHNGNILSNVIASQKIHEEYGGVVPELASRAHQQNIVPVVDQALKKAGITKSQLHAIAFTRGPGLMGSLLVGTSFAKSLAFGLNIPLIDVNHMQAHILAHFINEAGYKKPPFPFLAMTISGGHTQIVKVSDYFDMKVLGETIDDAVGEAYDKSGKILGLGYPAGPEIDKRAKLGNPKAFKFTKPKVDGLNFSFSGLKTAILYFIQRETKANPNFIEENINDICASIQYTIIGILIDKLKLASKQTGIKHIAIGGGVSANSGIREALKKGEQKFGWTTYVPKFEFTTDNAAMIAIVGYLKYLKNDYAAFNVTASARLKI; translated from the coding sequence ATGGCTTCACAAAATATATATATCTTAGGAATTGAGTCCTCATGCGATGACACAGCAGCTTCTGTAATACATAATGGTAACATTTTAAGTAATGTTATTGCGAGTCAAAAAATACACGAAGAATATGGTGGTGTTGTTCCAGAATTAGCTTCTAGAGCGCACCAACAAAATATTGTTCCTGTTGTTGATCAGGCTTTAAAAAAAGCAGGTATTACAAAATCGCAATTACATGCTATTGCTTTTACTAGAGGTCCAGGTTTAATGGGGTCGTTGCTTGTAGGAACTTCTTTTGCAAAATCGTTAGCGTTTGGATTAAACATTCCTTTAATTGATGTTAACCATATGCAAGCGCATATACTAGCACATTTTATAAATGAAGCTGGTTATAAAAAGCCGCCGTTTCCTTTTTTAGCTATGACTATTTCTGGTGGACATACACAAATTGTAAAAGTAAGTGATTACTTCGACATGAAAGTTCTTGGCGAAACTATTGATGATGCCGTTGGTGAAGCTTACGATAAGAGTGGTAAAATTTTGGGCTTAGGTTATCCAGCTGGACCGGAAATAGACAAACGTGCAAAACTAGGCAACCCAAAAGCCTTTAAGTTTACCAAACCCAAAGTAGATGGTTTAAATTTTAGCTTTTCTGGCTTAAAAACAGCTATTCTTTATTTTATACAAAGGGAAACTAAAGCTAATCCTAATTTTATAGAGGAAAATATAAACGACATTTGTGCTTCTATACAATACACAATTATAGGTATTTTAATAGATAAACTAAAACTTGCTAGCAAGCAAACAGGCATTAAACACATTGCTATTGGCGGAGGTGTTTCGGCCAATTCGGGCATTAGAGAAGCCTTAAAAAAAGGCGAACAAAAATTTGGTTGGACTACTTATGTGCCAAAATTTGAATTTACAACAGATAATGCTGCTATGATTGCCATTGTAGGCTATTTAAAGTATTTGAAAAATGATTATGCCGCATTTAACGTAACCGCTTCGGCGCGATTAAAAATTTAA
- a CDS encoding 16S rRNA (uracil(1498)-N(3))-methyltransferase translates to MQLFYNPEITENDSQIIFPKDESRHIVKVLRKSVGDTLNITNGKGWLFKAQIKVADFKNCLATITEKTHHYKHDYYLHLVVAPTKMNDRYEWFLEKATEIGIDEITPIICDHSERKTIKPERFERILQSAMKQSLQCYLPKLNNACTFSEFITQEFENDIFIAHCEDSKKSTLKQLLKPKQHLTILIGPEGDFSVKEIETAIKKQFIPVTLGDTRLRTETAAIVATHSVAFVNEII, encoded by the coding sequence ATGCAATTATTTTACAATCCCGAAATAACCGAAAACGATTCGCAAATTATCTTTCCTAAAGATGAAAGTCGTCATATTGTAAAAGTATTACGCAAATCTGTTGGCGATACATTAAACATTACCAACGGTAAAGGTTGGCTATTTAAAGCACAAATTAAAGTTGCCGATTTTAAAAATTGTTTAGCAACAATTACAGAAAAAACACATCATTATAAACATGATTATTACCTTCATCTTGTTGTTGCGCCAACAAAAATGAATGATAGATACGAATGGTTCTTAGAAAAAGCTACCGAAATAGGTATTGATGAAATAACTCCAATAATCTGCGACCATAGCGAACGTAAAACAATAAAACCCGAACGTTTTGAACGCATTTTACAATCGGCCATGAAACAGTCGCTTCAGTGTTATCTTCCTAAATTAAATAACGCTTGTACGTTTTCAGAATTTATAACTCAAGAGTTTGAAAACGATATCTTTATTGCTCACTGCGAAGACAGTAAAAAAAGCACTTTAAAACAACTCCTTAAGCCAAAACAACATCTTACCATTTTAATTGGTCCCGAAGGCGATTTTAGTGTTAAAGAAATAGAAACAGCAATAAAAAAACAATTTATTCCAGTAACTTTGGGAGACACACGATTACGTACAGAAACTGCAGCTATTGTAGCAACGCATTCTGTTGCTTTTGTAAATGAAATCATATGA
- a CDS encoding DUF4159 domain-containing protein, whose amino-acid sequence MKLGSLLTFIFITSFTFGQEIAVLKYKGGGDWYSNPTALQNLITFCNNNINTAITQKPETVETGSVDIFQYPLLHMTGHGHVFFSDEDADNLRNYLISGGFLHIDDNYGMKPYITEELKKVFPNKDLIELPKNHPIFNIVFPFPDGLPKIHEHDGKRPQAFGMFHEGRLVLLFTFESDLGDGWEDEVVHNDPNEVREKALKMGANIVKYAFEH is encoded by the coding sequence ATGAAATTAGGCAGTTTACTCACTTTTATCTTTATTACTAGTTTTACGTTTGGTCAAGAAATAGCCGTTTTAAAATACAAAGGTGGTGGCGATTGGTACAGTAACCCAACGGCGCTACAAAACCTTATTACCTTTTGTAATAATAATATTAATACGGCTATAACCCAAAAACCAGAAACCGTAGAAACAGGAAGTGTCGATATTTTTCAGTATCCTTTACTACATATGACTGGGCATGGCCATGTTTTTTTTAGCGATGAAGACGCCGATAACTTAAGAAACTACTTAATATCAGGAGGCTTTCTTCATATTGATGATAATTATGGGATGAAACCGTATATAACCGAAGAATTAAAGAAAGTATTCCCCAATAAGGATTTAATAGAACTCCCTAAAAATCATCCTATTTTTAATATTGTCTTTCCTTTTCCCGATGGTTTACCAAAAATTCATGAACATGATGGTAAACGTCCACAAGCCTTTGGTATGTTTCATGAAGGCAGACTTGTACTCTTGTTTACTTTTGAAAGTGATTTAGGAGATGGCTGGGAAGATGAAGTAGTTCATAACGACCCTAATGAAGTTAGAGAAAAAGCGTTAAAAATGGGAGCTAACATTGTAAAATATGCGTTTGAACATTGA
- a CDS encoding TrmH family RNA methyltransferase yields MKQLTHYNTTFKKRTFPIILVCDNITNAPNVGSLFRTADAFGVEKIIFCGSDIPTGRKMTKTARSTEKVVPFSISESVSQTLNLLKQEGYQLIALEITSASQPIQNLKLDNKKIALVIGDENFGVSKPALNYCNAQYHINMFGQNSSMNVVQATSIALYEITQQLLKT; encoded by the coding sequence TTGAAACAACTCACCCACTACAATACCACATTTAAAAAACGAACATTTCCTATAATATTAGTCTGCGATAATATTACAAATGCACCTAATGTAGGAAGCCTTTTTAGAACAGCCGATGCTTTTGGGGTTGAAAAAATTATTTTCTGTGGTAGTGATATTCCAACTGGAAGAAAAATGACAAAAACAGCACGTTCAACAGAAAAAGTGGTACCATTTTCCATTTCCGAAAGCGTTTCGCAAACGCTTAACCTTTTAAAACAAGAAGGCTATCAGCTTATTGCTTTAGAAATCACTAGTGCTAGTCAACCTATTCAAAACTTAAAACTAGACAACAAAAAGATAGCTTTAGTTATTGGCGATGAAAACTTTGGTGTTTCTAAACCTGCTCTAAATTATTGCAATGCTCAATATCATATTAACATGTTTGGACAAAACAGCAGTATGAATGTTGTACAAGCCACAAGCATTGCATTATATGAAATTACCCAACAACTGTTAAAGACCTAA
- a CDS encoding AI-2E family transporter yields the protein MNSKIISNGILRAIAIILGIALLLFLLYKIQSVIIYVAIASVISLIGRPIVLFLRQKLKFKNTLAVVTTMVLILGLLVGLIGLFIPLLIKQGHNLSLLDIEQLKGNIQDLYIEVVNYFEINHINVEKTLQESNLLDNIDYSIIPNFLNTLISGFGSFGIGLFSVLFISFFFLKDSKLFESSVLTLIPDEKENRWKKSSEKIKDLLSRYFVGLIFQILILFIIYTIGLLIIGVENAIVIAFLCALLNLIPYIGPLIGGTLMVVLTMTSNLDSSFSEVILPNAFYVLIVVLIGQLVDNFFSQPFIFSKSVKSHPLEIFLVILIAGILFGVVGLIVAIPAYTAIKVILKEFLAENKLVKKLTKDL from the coding sequence ATGAATTCTAAAATAATATCCAACGGTATTTTACGCGCTATTGCCATTATACTTGGCATTGCATTGTTATTATTTCTGTTATACAAGATACAATCTGTAATTATTTATGTGGCTATTGCATCGGTTATCTCATTAATAGGCAGACCCATAGTCTTATTTTTAAGGCAAAAATTAAAGTTTAAAAACACCCTTGCTGTAGTCACTACTATGGTACTAATTCTTGGTCTTTTAGTAGGTTTAATAGGGCTTTTTATTCCGTTACTAATTAAGCAAGGTCATAATCTTTCTCTTTTGGATATAGAACAGTTAAAAGGCAATATTCAAGATTTATATATTGAAGTAGTTAACTATTTTGAAATTAACCACATTAATGTTGAAAAAACGCTTCAAGAGTCTAATTTACTAGACAATATAGACTACTCTATTATTCCTAATTTTCTAAACACCTTAATTAGCGGATTTGGTAGTTTTGGTATTGGGTTATTTTCTGTATTGTTTATTTCTTTCTTCTTTTTAAAAGATAGCAAACTGTTTGAAAGTAGTGTTTTAACCCTAATTCCTGATGAAAAAGAGAACCGTTGGAAAAAATCTTCTGAAAAAATCAAAGATTTACTCTCTCGTTATTTTGTTGGACTTATTTTTCAAATTTTAATTCTCTTTATCATTTATACCATAGGATTGCTTATAATAGGTGTAGAGAATGCCATTGTTATTGCTTTTTTATGTGCACTATTAAATTTAATACCTTACATTGGCCCTCTTATTGGCGGTACCTTAATGGTGGTATTAACCATGACAAGTAATCTAGATAGTAGCTTTAGTGAGGTTATTTTACCAAATGCTTTTTATGTGTTAATTGTAGTGCTAATTGGACAATTGGTAGATAACTTTTTTAGTCAACCATTTATCTTTTCAAAAAGTGTAAAATCGCACCCTTTAGAAATCTTCTTAGTTATTTTAATTGCTGGTATTTTATTTGGTGTTGTAGGGTTAATTGTTGCTATACCTGCATACACAGCAATAAAAGTGATTTTAAAAGAGTTTCTAGCCGAGAATAAACTAGTTAAAAAACTAACAAAAGATCTGTAG
- a CDS encoding THUMP-like domain-containing protein codes for MNKDLLNTTVQEFINTHLNTNTTNLVLKGSPFKNIDIKDLIEQIEAKKRCKKKLPTWYNADHIIYPNKLNIEQTSSEITAKYKAELISGESLIDVTGGFGVDDYYFSKHVNHVTHCEINNTLSNIVSHNFNTLKANRIKTITGDGLAYLKNSKNTYDWIYIDPSRRHDTKGKVFFLNDCLPNVPQHLNLLFNHTNKIMIKTSPLLDLSVGVSELNHVKSIHIIAVNNEVKELLWFLEKEYNQGISIKTINLTKTKRELFDFKWQDESKVQPSYSKPLNYIYEPNSAILKSGAFKLVSQKLNIFKLQKHSHLYTSNSLIDFPGRSFKIRATLPYNKKALKKENITKANIATRNFPESVQQIRKKFNIKDGGELYLFFTTNINNERIVVICEKPEIT; via the coding sequence TTGAATAAAGACCTTTTAAATACTACTGTCCAAGAGTTTATAAACACCCATTTAAACACTAATACCACTAACTTAGTATTAAAAGGGTCGCCTTTTAAAAATATTGACATTAAAGACCTTATTGAGCAAATTGAAGCTAAAAAGCGTTGCAAAAAAAAACTTCCCACTTGGTATAATGCAGATCATATTATTTATCCAAATAAACTTAATATAGAGCAAACATCATCTGAAATTACGGCAAAGTATAAAGCTGAACTTATTTCTGGAGAATCGCTTATCGATGTAACAGGTGGTTTTGGTGTTGATGATTATTATTTTTCAAAACACGTTAACCACGTGACACATTGTGAAATTAACAATACCCTATCAAATATTGTTTCACACAACTTTAATACACTTAAAGCTAACCGTATTAAAACCATTACTGGAGACGGATTAGCGTATTTAAAAAACTCAAAAAATACTTACGATTGGATTTATATAGATCCTTCCAGGCGCCACGACACCAAAGGAAAAGTGTTCTTTTTAAACGACTGTTTGCCTAACGTACCCCAACATTTAAATCTCTTATTTAATCATACCAATAAAATTATGATTAAAACTTCACCTCTTTTAGATTTATCTGTTGGAGTAAGTGAATTAAACCACGTTAAATCCATTCACATAATAGCCGTAAATAACGAGGTAAAAGAACTCTTATGGTTTCTAGAAAAAGAGTACAACCAAGGAATTTCAATAAAAACCATTAATTTAACAAAAACAAAACGCGAATTATTCGATTTTAAATGGCAAGATGAATCTAAAGTTCAACCAAGCTACAGCAAACCTTTAAACTATATTTACGAACCAAACTCCGCCATTCTAAAGTCTGGTGCTTTTAAATTAGTTTCGCAAAAGCTAAACATTTTTAAACTACAAAAACACTCACATTTATATACATCTAATTCGTTAATAGATTTTCCTGGTAGATCCTTTAAAATACGTGCTACATTACCATACAACAAAAAAGCTTTAAAAAAGGAAAACATCACGAAAGCTAATATAGCAACCAGAAACTTTCCTGAGAGCGTACAACAGATTAGAAAAAAATTCAATATTAAAGACGGTGGCGAATTATACCTATTTTTTACAACAAATATAAACAATGAACGTATTGTAGTTATTTGTGAAAAACCAGAAATAACTTAA
- a CDS encoding HAD-IA family hydrolase: MLKAALFDMDGVIVNTEPLHHKAYYSMFNQVNINVSDAYYRSHTGSSTINICKQVKADFNLPHAPEELVQLKRQSFKELFKNDPDLQLIDGVLDLIKDYHNNGLKLVLASSAHMNTINSVFDRFELDKYFDAKFSGADLKASKPHPEIFIKAANSTGFNKEHCMVIEDSTNGIKAAKAAGIFCVGYDSKNSKAQDYSLADTVIDDFTHISFDKIKQIHKTHS; the protein is encoded by the coding sequence ATGCTAAAAGCTGCTTTATTCGATATGGATGGTGTAATTGTAAACACCGAACCCTTACACCACAAGGCTTACTACAGTATGTTTAATCAGGTAAATATTAATGTTTCTGATGCTTATTACCGGTCGCATACAGGAAGCTCTACCATAAATATTTGTAAACAAGTAAAAGCCGATTTTAACTTACCACATGCCCCTGAAGAACTTGTTCAATTAAAACGACAAAGTTTTAAAGAACTATTTAAAAACGATCCTGATTTACAATTAATCGATGGTGTTTTAGACTTAATTAAAGATTATCACAACAACGGCCTTAAACTTGTTTTAGCTTCATCGGCACACATGAATACCATAAATAGTGTGTTTGATAGGTTTGAGTTAGATAAATATTTTGATGCAAAATTTAGTGGTGCCGATTTAAAAGCCTCTAAACCACATCCTGAAATTTTTATTAAAGCAGCTAATTCTACAGGTTTTAATAAAGAACATTGTATGGTTATCGAAGACTCTACAAACGGTATAAAAGCAGCAAAAGCAGCAGGGATTTTTTGTGTTGGTTATGATAGTAAAAACTCAAAGGCTCAAGATTATTCACTAGCCGACACAGTTATAGACGATTTCACGCACATTAGTTTTGACAAAATCAAACAAATTCACAAAACCCATAGTTAG
- a CDS encoding lipocalin family protein — translation MKSILKLTLILMSFLVVACSSSDDSSDANQIDSQIIGKWYFGNPLIVGLETNNSFTFNANGEVVYSYWSGGADFDFLTETGTYSFNGDIMTMVFPEGVTLTFVQRVEFITDNIVEFIQTSNPNDNAYEGDYFRDGADNYDLPPTVKEYEIRISGESSSSQQYPIVIEYYSDDENGQVFTETVNSQTNTDIIQNLNLESFNIIGFEYDVTGYEDSVIYEVQIKDVETNTILFSNSSLSIEDNEVFTYNFSEDSFTVE, via the coding sequence ATGAAATCAATTTTAAAACTAACCCTAATATTAATGTCATTTTTAGTAGTTGCTTGTAGCTCATCAGATGACTCTAGTGATGCTAATCAAATCGATTCACAAATAATAGGAAAATGGTATTTTGGTAATCCCTTAATAGTGGGGTTAGAAACTAATAATTCTTTTACATTCAATGCAAATGGAGAGGTGGTTTATTCTTATTGGAGTGGTGGAGCTGACTTTGATTTTTTAACAGAGACAGGAACATATAGTTTCAATGGAGATATAATGACTATGGTTTTTCCAGAGGGAGTTACACTAACCTTTGTGCAACGAGTAGAATTTATTACTGATAATATTGTAGAGTTTATCCAAACCTCAAACCCAAATGATAATGCCTATGAGGGGGATTATTTTAGAGATGGTGCAGATAATTATGATTTACCACCTACTGTAAAGGAGTATGAAATTAGAATATCTGGTGAGAGTTCTTCTAGTCAACAATATCCTATTGTAATTGAATATTATTCAGATGATGAAAATGGTCAAGTTTTCACTGAAACAGTAAATTCACAAACTAATACCGACATAATTCAAAATTTGAATTTAGAATCTTTTAATATCATTGGTTTTGAATATGATGTTACTGGCTATGAAGATAGTGTTATATATGAAGTTCAGATAAAAGATGTTGAGACTAATACTATACTGTTTTCAAATAGTTCATTAAGTATTGAAGATAACGAAGTCTTTACTTATAACTTTTCTGAAGATTCTTTTACAGTAGAATAA